A region from the Triticum urartu cultivar G1812 chromosome 1, Tu2.1, whole genome shotgun sequence genome encodes:
- the LOC125548734 gene encoding 3-ketoacyl-CoA synthase 6-like — protein sequence MAVVYLMLRPRAVYLKDYAGFRTTHTCRIPFASFLEHAKQLPDLNERSIRFMTRLLERSGLGEETCLPPTHHYIGTHKYCTIDAARAEFELVTFSAIDDVLAKTGVAPEAIDILIVNCSLFCPSPSLVDMIINKYKLRSDIRSMHLSGMGCSAGLISVGLARNLLQVAPEGAHALVISTETITPNYYLGTERAMLLPNCLFRVGGAAALLSTSSKKARFRLKHVVRTLTGAQDSAYRCVFQEEDEKGHRGINLSIDLMNIAGDALKSNITAMGPLVLPVKEQLMFAFSFVARKVVGWRVKAYIPNFRTAFEHFCIHAGGRAVIDQLQKSFGLSDEQVEASRMTLHRFGNTSSSSLWYELAYIEAKGRMRKGDRVWMIGFGSGFKCNGAAWECINPARNADGPWATSITRYPVDIPYVLKH from the coding sequence ATGGCCGTCGTCTACCTCATGCTGCGCCCGCGCGCCGTGTACCTCAAGGACTACGCCGGCTTCCGTACGACGCATACCTGTCGCATCCCCTTCGCCAGCTTCCTTGAGCACGCCAAGCAACTGCCGGATCTCAATGAGCGTAGCATCAGGTTCATGACGCGGTTGCtggagcgctcggggctcggggAGGAGACATGTCTGCCTCCGACACACCACTACATCGGAACGCACAAATATTGCACCATTGATGCCGCCCGCGCCGAGTTCGAGCTCGTGACTTTCTCGGCCATAGACGATGTGCTCGCCAAGACCGGCGTTGCCCCTGAAGCCATCGACATACTAATCGTCAACTGCAGTTTGTTCTGTCCCTCGCCGTCCTTGGTGGACATGATCATAAACAAGTACAAGTTGCGGAGTGATATCCGTAGCATGCACCTCTCCGGTATGGGATGTAGCGCTGGTCTTATCTCCGTGGGGCTCGCCAGGAACCTCTTGCAGGTCGCTCCCGAGGGGGCACACGCTCTTGTCATCTCCACAGAGACCATCACGCCAAACTACTACCTCGGGACAGAGCGCGCAATGCTCCTGCCCAACTGCCTCTTCCGCGTAGGCGGGGCGGCCGCGCTGTTGTCAACATCATCGAAAAAGGCCCGGTTCCGCCTTAAGCATGTCGTACGTACGCTTACCGGTGCTCAAGATAGTGCGTACCGGTGCGTATTTCAGGAGGAGGATGAAAAAGGCCACCGGGGGATAAACCTCAGCATTGACCTGATGAACATAGCCGGCGACGCGCTCAAGTCCAACATCACGGCAATGGGGCCACTCGTCCTGCCGGTTAAGGAGCAGCTTATGTTCGCCTTCTCCTTCGTTGCACGGAAGGTGGTCGGCTGGCGAGTAAAGGCATACATCCCCAACTTTCGCACGGCGTTTGAGCACTTCTGCATCCATGCTGGCGGCCGTGCGGTCATTGATCAGCTGCAGAAAAGCTTTGGGCTTTCCGACGAGCAGGTCGAGGCGTCACGGATGACGCTGCATCGGTTCGGAAACACGTCGAGTAGCTCCCTGTGGTATGAACTGGCCTACATAGAGGCCAAGGGCCGCATGCGCAAGGGCGACCGTGTGTGGATGATTGGGTTCGGATCTGGATTCAAGTGCAACGGCGCAGCATGGGAATGCATCAACCCCGCACGCAACGCCGATGGGCCATGGGCTACGTCCATCACCAGATATCCGGTGGACATTCCATACGTTCTGAAGCATTAA